ATGTGTACGTGGTTCACACGTCGAGTGACGACGCGCTGTCGGTCGCTCGTCGCGCGCGCCAAGAGGGGGCGCGGCTATGGGTCGAGACGGTGGTTCCTTATCTGGTGCTCGACCGAACGTTTGCCGAGCGGTCCGATTTCGAGGGCGCCAAATACGTGATGTCACCGCCACTGCGCGAGCCGCGGCATCAGCAGGCGTTGTGGAACGCACTTGTGGCGGGTGAGATCGATACGGTCGCCACGGATCACGCGCCCTTCGACTTTCGAAAGCAGAAGGAGATGGGACGCGACGATTTCACCAAAATTCCCAATGGTATCCCCAGCGTCGAAGAACGCGTTCGCCTGCTGTATACCCACGGCGTCGTGCCCGGGCGTATCGATTTGCACCGGTTTGTCGACGTCGCTTCGACGAAAGCAGCCAGGTTGTTCGGACTGTTTCCCCACAAGGGAACGATTCAAACGGGTGCCGATGCGGACCTGGTAATTTTTGATCCGGCCTATCGTGGCACGATTTCGGCCAAGACACAGCAAATGAACGTCGACTACAGCGCGTTCGAGGGATGGCCGATTCAGGGGCGTGCCGACATGGTCACGGTGCGCGGTCGAATCCAGGTGCGCGACGGCAAATTCATTGGCTCGAATGAGCACGGTCGAATGCTCCGCCGCGACCCGACACACGGCGCGTGACCCCCACCGCGATGAAAAGTGAATGCCGTCGGCGCAGGTTCAACCGCGGGCCAGGGCGTCGGTCTGTTTCACGAAATCGTCTCCACGCCATTCTTGATCTTTGGCCACGGCGCGGTCGTGAGAGTGCGCGGTTGCGGCGGCCTTTGATTGTTGGCGACTTTCGGCCTGGCGACGGACCAGGTCGGCGTGCGTCGTGAAGTATTGCAGGCTGTGCCCTTTGAAATCAGTCAGCGTGCCGAAACCGTGCTGGTCCATGAAGGCAGCCAACTGGTCGATCATTTCCGCCACGCAACGATAGCCGACTTTCATGACGTGCGTGCAGACTTGCACGGTGTCGCAACCCAACAGAATAAACTGCGCTGCGTCGCGCCCCGATTCGACGCCGCCGATGCCCGACAGACTGCGCCCCGGAAATTCCTGACGGATCAACAGGGCGATTTCGGCGCACATCCGCAACGCAATCGGCATCACGGCCTTGCAAGAGTAACCGCCGAAAGTCGTAAAGCCTTCGACCGTTGGCTCGGGCCGCAATGTTTGTAGGTTGATGCCGATCACGCTACGGATCGTGTTGATAGCGCTGATCCCCGCACAGCCGGCCGCTAGCGCGGCGCGCGATGGATCCTCGATGTGCGTTACATTGGGCGTCATCTTGGCCCACACGGGCACCTTGGCCGCACTGCTGACCCAGTCGCAGACTTCCTTGAGGACCTCGGCGTTCTCGCCCATGGCCGAGCCCATCCGTCGCTCGGGCAGGCCGTGTGGGCAAGAGAAGTTGCACTCCAGCGCATCGACGCCGGCCGCCTGGCAGCGCTCGACGATCTCGATCCAGGCGTCCCGCCGATACTCTTCCATGATCGAAGCGATCAGCACGCGGTCGGGGTATTTGTCCTTGATCTGCTTGAACTCATCGAGCCAGACGCTGAACTCACGATCGCTGATCAGCTCAATATTTTCCCAGCCAAAAATCTCCTGCGAC
This DNA window, taken from Pirellulales bacterium, encodes the following:
- the preA gene encoding NAD-dependent dihydropyrimidine dehydrogenase subunit PreA produces the protein VIGKAFDEGWGAVICKTVSLDASKVINVQPRYGRLRTHESQEIFGWENIELISDREFSVWLDEFKQIKDKYPDRVLIASIMEEYRRDAWIEIVERCQAAGVDALECNFSCPHGLPERRMGSAMGENAEVLKEVCDWVSSAAKVPVWAKMTPNVTHIEDPSRAALAAGCAGISAINTIRSVIGINLQTLRPEPTVEGFTTFGGYSCKAVMPIALRMCAEIALLIRQEFPGRSLSGIGGVESGRDAAQFILLGCDTVQVCTHVMKVGYRCVAEMIDQLAAFMDQHGFGTLTDFKGHSLQYFTTHADLVRRQAESRQQSKAAATAHSHDRAVAKDQEWRGDDFVKQTDALARG